A portion of the Streptomyces erythrochromogenes genome contains these proteins:
- a CDS encoding copper chaperone PCu(A)C — MNDLVRTVNRSVGRKVRRTVRRTVGRAAARTVKAAAEFRGPGRRSLRDGLLATLVPVTACMAMLVALTAWTKAGAAGTPARIDVGVGQVFLPYAGRERTAAFFRIANTGGSDDQLVSVTSPAADEIMLNRHERVGEGGDAMRAVPSANIPAGSVVHMTPSTLDLMVRVKTRRQVGDAVPFVLHFRRSGPVAAVAFVVRPGS, encoded by the coding sequence ATGAACGACCTCGTGCGGACGGTGAACCGGTCGGTGGGCAGGAAGGTGCGGCGGACGGTGCGGCGGACGGTGGGCCGGGCCGCGGCGCGGACGGTGAAGGCGGCGGCGGAATTCCGCGGTCCGGGCCGCCGGAGCCTGCGCGACGGGCTGCTCGCCACGCTGGTTCCCGTGACGGCCTGCATGGCGATGCTGGTGGCGCTGACGGCGTGGACCAAGGCGGGGGCCGCGGGCACTCCGGCGCGGATCGACGTCGGCGTGGGGCAGGTCTTCCTCCCGTACGCCGGCAGGGAGCGCACCGCGGCCTTCTTCCGGATCGCCAACACCGGCGGATCCGACGACCAGCTGGTCTCGGTGACCTCGCCGGCCGCGGACGAGATCATGCTGAACCGGCACGAACGCGTCGGCGAGGGCGGCGACGCGATGCGCGCGGTCCCCTCGGCGAACATCCCGGCGGGGTCCGTCGTGCACATGACGCCGAGCACCCTGGACCTGATGGTCAGGGTGAAGACCCGCCGCCAGGTGGGCGACGCCGTCCCGTTCGTCCTGCACTTCCGCCGCAGCGGCCCGGTGGCGGCGGTGGCGTTCGTGGTGCGCCCCGGCAGCTGA
- a CDS encoding DUF6296 family protein: protein MGTVHGDAEAYEVVFAAADGVGEDVVRMTRTSAAGPGGHPVYEDATGIVRAEISSGGEVRVLATGGGQQPARVLRARAVT, encoded by the coding sequence ATGGGTACGGTGCACGGCGACGCGGAAGCCTACGAGGTGGTCTTCGCGGCCGCGGACGGGGTCGGGGAGGACGTCGTCCGGATGACCCGCACCAGCGCGGCGGGACCGGGTGGGCACCCCGTTTACGAGGACGCCACCGGCATCGTCCGGGCGGAGATCAGCAGCGGCGGCGAGGTACGGGTGCTGGCGACGGGCGGAGGCCAGCAGCCGGCCCGCGTGCTGCGGGCCCGGGCGGTGACCTGA
- a CDS encoding ATP-binding protein, which yields MPLQLMLHLDLHGRSAAAQARRAARSHLAGTAADDDELLPPLALDTALLLISELVTNAVRHTSGGCLLEVRLASDGIDIEVTDTSDAEPQARRPDRCGEGGWGWHLVNQLGTDVGIRHHAAGGKTIHVRVPC from the coding sequence ATGCCTCTCCAGCTGATGCTGCACCTCGACCTGCACGGCCGGAGCGCCGCGGCGCAGGCCCGGCGCGCTGCCCGGTCCCACCTCGCCGGAACGGCGGCGGACGACGACGAGCTCCTCCCGCCCCTCGCGCTGGACACGGCGCTCCTGCTGATCAGCGAGCTCGTCACCAATGCCGTCCGCCATACGAGTGGCGGCTGCCTGCTGGAGGTGCGCCTCGCGTCTGACGGGATCGACATCGAGGTGACGGACACCAGCGATGCGGAGCCGCAGGCCCGGCGGCCCGACCGGTGCGGCGAGGGCGGCTGGGGGTGGCACCTGGTCAACCAGCTGGGGACCGACGTGGGGATCCGCCACCACGCGGCGGGAGGGAAGACGATCCACGTCCGCGTCCCGTGCTGA
- a CDS encoding MFS transporter, translating into MSRTGVSARTGTATATVTTKVPARLDRLPWSRWHWMIVIGLGTVWILDGLEVTVVGSIASRLSEDGSGLSITDAQVTGLAAALYVAGACSGALFFGRLTDLYGRKKLFLITLAVYLGATALTALSFSAWWFFLFRFLTGFGIGGEYAAINSAIDELIPSKYRGRVDLIINGSFWLGAVAGALLSVVALNTELFAPSVGWRLTFALGVVLGLVILLVRRHVPESPRWMSIHGRTQEAEDLVADVERRVEAETGRRLPEADRAITITVRRSIGFGEIARTVFRTYPRRAVLGLSLFVGQAFLYNAITFGFGSVLVTFFDVSSSVTGYYFAVVAFGNFLGPLFLGRLFDTLGRRPMIAGTYILSGVLLFATAWLFGAGRLSAVTMTACWCVVLFFASAGASSAYLTVSEIFPMETRAMSIAFFYAVGTAAGGISGPLIFAGLTSSGVVSDAVLAFSIGAGLMVAAGLVAVFYAVAAEGRSLEDIATPLSAQSAEPAPTR; encoded by the coding sequence ATGTCCAGGACAGGAGTGTCTGCGCGCACGGGAACGGCCACGGCGACCGTCACCACGAAGGTGCCCGCCCGATTGGACCGGCTGCCCTGGTCACGGTGGCACTGGATGATCGTGATCGGGCTCGGCACCGTCTGGATCCTGGACGGCCTGGAGGTCACCGTCGTCGGCAGCATCGCCAGCCGCCTTTCCGAGGACGGCAGCGGCCTGTCCATCACCGACGCGCAGGTCACAGGACTCGCGGCCGCGCTCTACGTGGCGGGCGCGTGCTCCGGCGCCCTGTTCTTCGGACGGCTCACCGATCTCTACGGCCGCAAGAAGCTCTTCCTGATCACGCTGGCCGTCTACCTCGGGGCGACGGCCCTGACCGCCCTCTCCTTCTCCGCCTGGTGGTTCTTCCTCTTCCGCTTCCTGACCGGCTTCGGCATCGGCGGCGAGTACGCGGCCATCAACTCGGCGATCGACGAGCTGATCCCGAGCAAGTACCGCGGACGCGTCGACCTGATCATCAACGGCAGCTTCTGGCTCGGCGCCGTCGCCGGGGCCCTGCTGTCGGTGGTCGCCCTCAACACCGAGCTCTTCGCACCGTCGGTGGGCTGGCGGCTGACGTTCGCCCTCGGGGTCGTCCTCGGCCTGGTCATCCTGCTCGTACGGCGCCACGTACCGGAGAGCCCGCGCTGGATGTCCATCCACGGCCGGACACAGGAGGCCGAGGACCTGGTCGCGGACGTCGAACGCCGCGTGGAGGCGGAGACGGGACGGCGGCTGCCCGAGGCCGACCGGGCCATCACCATCACCGTGCGGCGCAGCATCGGCTTCGGTGAGATCGCGCGGACGGTGTTCCGCACCTACCCGCGCCGAGCCGTGCTCGGGCTGTCCCTCTTCGTCGGGCAGGCCTTCCTCTACAACGCGATCACCTTCGGCTTCGGATCCGTCCTGGTCACGTTCTTCGACGTCTCCAGCTCCGTGACCGGCTACTACTTCGCCGTCGTGGCCTTCGGGAACTTCCTCGGGCCGCTGTTCCTGGGCCGGCTGTTCGACACGCTCGGCCGACGGCCGATGATCGCGGGCACCTACATCCTCTCCGGCGTGCTGCTCTTCGCGACCGCCTGGCTCTTCGGCGCCGGGCGGCTGTCCGCCGTGACCATGACCGCCTGCTGGTGCGTGGTGCTCTTCTTCGCGTCCGCCGGGGCGAGTTCGGCGTACCTGACCGTCAGCGAGATCTTCCCGATGGAGACCCGCGCGATGTCGATCGCCTTCTTCTACGCCGTCGGCACCGCGGCCGGCGGCATCTCCGGGCCGCTGATCTTCGCCGGGCTCACCTCCAGCGGCGTGGTCTCCGACGCGGTCCTCGCCTTCTCCATCGGCGCCGGGCTGATGGTGGCGGCCGGGCTGGTCGCCGTCTTCTACGCGGTCGCGGCCGAGGGCCGCTCCCTGGAGGACATCGCCACCCCGCTGTCCGCGCAGTCCGCCGAACCGGCACCGACGCGCTGA
- a CDS encoding S8 family peptidase yields the protein MLSFTSSQIEGLEKVHALKKGGTNIVAANMSLGGGRWTSACASDPRKAIIDGLLTENVATVVAAGNNGYTDAVSAPGCVSSAVTVGSTTDDDQVSTFSNRGPLLDLFAPGTWIVSSVPGNTYASKNGTSMAARTWPAPGPSADRYRPPGRRFTWSGTRSG from the coding sequence GTGCTCAGCTTCACCAGCTCCCAGATCGAGGGACTGGAGAAGGTCCACGCCCTGAAGAAGGGCGGCACGAACATCGTCGCCGCCAACATGAGCCTGGGCGGCGGACGCTGGACCAGCGCCTGCGCCTCCGACCCCCGCAAGGCCATCATCGACGGCCTGCTCACCGAGAACGTCGCCACGGTCGTCGCGGCGGGCAACAACGGCTACACCGACGCCGTCAGCGCCCCCGGCTGCGTGTCCTCCGCCGTCACGGTCGGCTCCACCACCGACGACGACCAGGTCTCCACCTTCAGCAACCGCGGTCCGCTGCTGGACCTGTTCGCCCCCGGCACCTGGATCGTCTCCTCCGTGCCCGGCAACACCTACGCGAGCAAGAACGGCACCTCGATGGCCGCCCGCACGTGGCCGGCGCCCGGACCGTCCGCTGACCGCTACCGCCCGCCCGGCCGTCGGTTCACGTGGAGTGGGACACGATCTGGGTGA
- a CDS encoding amidohydrolase codes for MTGHAPEPPAAPLARLGAHLRDLTTFYLELHRDPELSGAERRTADRFAARLESAGYATTRGIGGHGVAGVLRNGDGPTVLLRAELDALPVRETTGLPYAADGEAAHACGHDLHLAAAAGTALLLARAPRAWRGTLVVAGQPAEETLEGAGAMLADGLYRRCGRPDDVLAQHAAPLPAGMVAHGYGPMTAGSVTFRVVVHGRGGHAGAPHLAVDPVVAAAHVVTRLQTVVAREAAPADQVAVTVGSFRAGERANVIPDRAELALTVRAVSEASLARAAASVERIVRAECAAAACPRDPEIVRLSASPVTHPDPALTAALREAHAAEFGAGRVAMWPPSLATEDFALFGDAGVDVHGERGIRLGYWMLGTAGPAAWSRAPGSTAAEKMAALPANHAPDFAPDARSALPAAVRALTAAALARLGSA; via the coding sequence ATGACCGGTCACGCCCCCGAACCCCCCGCAGCGCCGCTCGCCCGACTCGGCGCGCACCTGCGCGACCTGACGACCTTCTACCTGGAACTGCACCGCGACCCGGAGCTGTCGGGGGCGGAGCGGCGTACGGCGGACCGCTTCGCCGCACGGCTGGAGTCGGCGGGGTACGCGACCACGCGCGGCATCGGCGGGCACGGCGTGGCCGGTGTGCTCCGCAACGGGGACGGGCCCACCGTCCTGCTGCGGGCCGAACTCGACGCCCTGCCGGTCCGGGAGACGACCGGACTGCCGTACGCCGCCGACGGGGAGGCAGCGCACGCCTGCGGTCACGATCTGCACCTGGCCGCGGCGGCGGGCACGGCCCTGCTGCTCGCGCGGGCGCCGCGGGCCTGGCGGGGCACCCTCGTCGTGGCCGGGCAGCCGGCCGAGGAGACGCTGGAGGGGGCCGGGGCGATGCTCGCCGACGGCCTCTACCGGCGGTGCGGGCGGCCCGACGACGTCCTGGCCCAGCACGCGGCGCCGCTGCCGGCCGGGATGGTCGCCCACGGGTACGGGCCCATGACGGCGGGCAGCGTCACCTTCCGGGTGGTGGTGCACGGCCGTGGTGGTCATGCGGGCGCCCCGCACCTCGCCGTGGACCCGGTGGTGGCGGCCGCGCACGTGGTGACCAGGCTCCAGACGGTGGTGGCGCGGGAGGCCGCACCGGCGGACCAGGTGGCGGTGACCGTGGGCTCGTTCAGGGCGGGGGAGCGGGCGAACGTGATCCCGGACCGCGCCGAACTGGCCCTCACCGTACGGGCGGTGAGCGAGGCCTCGCTGGCCCGGGCCGCCGCGTCCGTGGAGCGGATCGTGCGCGCGGAGTGCGCCGCCGCGGCCTGCCCCCGGGATCCGGAGATCGTCCGGCTCTCCGCCTCCCCCGTCACCCATCCGGATCCGGCGCTGACGGCGGCCCTACGAGAGGCGCACGCCGCCGAGTTCGGGGCGGGGCGGGTGGCGATGTGGCCGCCCTCGCTCGCGACGGAGGACTTCGCGCTCTTCGGCGACGCAGGCGTCGACGTGCACGGCGAGCGGGGCATCAGGCTCGGCTACTGGATGCTGGGCACGGCCGGCCCGGCCGCCTGGTCCCGAGCCCCGGGTTCGACGGCGGCGGAGAAGATGGCGGCCCTCCCCGCCAACCACGCCCCGGACTTCGCCCCGGACGCCCGCAGCGCCCTGCCGGCCGCCGTCCGCGCCCTGACCGCCGCCGCGCTGGCCCGGCTGGGCTCCGCCTGA
- a CDS encoding thiazolylpeptide-type bacteriocin, whose amino-acid sequence MEKSPLASLADEILELESETFEISDYSDASEVVLAGSTSCSSTSTCSSTTSTTSCSA is encoded by the coding sequence ATGGAGAAGTCGCCCCTCGCCTCGCTCGCGGACGAGATCCTGGAGCTGGAGTCCGAGACCTTCGAGATCTCCGACTACTCGGACGCCAGCGAGGTCGTGCTGGCCGGTTCCACGAGCTGCAGCTCCACCTCGACCTGTTCCTCGACCACCAGCACCACCTCCTGCTCCGCCTGA
- a CDS encoding TOMM precursor leader peptide-binding protein gives MTTTPPRPLAPDGTPLEAARRHLAEALEPLGAVVVTLGVHDALGPRAADPFAAVRPRATVHLTAREVLVGPWGGDGSAPACGQCLAMRRQRLRSRSERDALETGRRPGTPTGPEWPRLSRYAHDAVYALHGAVHGGGVTAPAGAAADRALPQVSRLDLETLRIRTYPLLADPLCPDCGPRGTDAPRPFAPASRPKPDPGAQRLRAASSYPMPYAALANPVTGVLGGGTWLNVTSPTTAPVAGSVFMRGYAGLTDVTWSGQANSFAASRDLAHLEGLERYAGTHRRTGNTLLTASYAELGERALDPAECGFYAPETYRDDPLVSPFDPERPIPWVYGHSLRDDRPVLVPARLVHYSAGVAADNFVFECSNGCAIGSCPEEALLGALLELVERDAFLLAWYGGLPLTEIDLASVPGTAVRTMADRAALQGYDVHAFDNRVDLAVPVVTGLAVRRDGGPGLFSFGAGAALDPAAAVEAALSEVLTYIPHLPRQVEERRDELEAMAADFGKVLHLKDHAQLYGLPAMAEHVRPYREPVAVRPVEEVYRSWTDRGRPRTGDLRDDLLCVVDELVRAGHDVIVVDQTTPEQRRIGLHTVCAVVPGLLPIDFGWARQRAPYLPRLRTAPRRAGLRTADLADADVRRVPHPFP, from the coding sequence ATGACGACGACCCCGCCGCGTCCGCTCGCCCCCGACGGGACGCCCCTCGAAGCCGCCCGGCGGCACCTGGCCGAAGCGCTGGAGCCGCTCGGCGCCGTCGTGGTGACCCTCGGGGTGCACGACGCCCTGGGGCCGCGGGCCGCCGACCCGTTCGCCGCGGTCCGGCCGCGGGCCACGGTCCACCTCACCGCGCGGGAGGTGCTCGTCGGCCCGTGGGGCGGCGACGGCAGCGCACCGGCGTGCGGCCAGTGCCTGGCCATGCGCCGCCAGCGGCTGCGCAGCCGCAGCGAGCGCGACGCGCTGGAGACCGGCCGCCGGCCGGGCACGCCCACCGGCCCCGAATGGCCGCGGCTGTCCCGGTACGCGCACGACGCGGTGTACGCGCTGCACGGGGCCGTCCACGGCGGCGGGGTCACCGCGCCCGCGGGGGCGGCCGCCGACCGGGCCCTGCCCCAGGTGTCGCGGCTGGACCTGGAGACGCTGCGCATCCGGACGTACCCGCTGCTGGCCGACCCGCTGTGCCCGGACTGCGGCCCGCGGGGCACCGACGCGCCGCGGCCCTTCGCACCCGCCTCCAGGCCCAAACCCGACCCCGGCGCGCAGCGGCTGCGCGCCGCCTCCTCGTACCCGATGCCGTACGCGGCGCTGGCGAACCCGGTGACGGGGGTGCTCGGCGGCGGGACCTGGCTGAACGTCACCTCGCCCACCACCGCCCCGGTCGCGGGGAGCGTCTTCATGCGCGGGTACGCGGGACTGACGGACGTCACGTGGAGCGGGCAGGCCAACAGCTTCGCCGCCAGCCGCGACCTCGCCCACCTGGAAGGGCTGGAACGCTACGCCGGCACCCACCGCCGTACCGGGAACACCCTGCTCACCGCCAGTTACGCGGAACTGGGCGAGCGGGCGCTGGACCCGGCCGAGTGCGGGTTCTACGCGCCCGAGACCTATCGCGACGACCCCCTCGTGTCCCCCTTCGACCCCGAGCGGCCCATCCCGTGGGTGTACGGGCACTCCCTGCGCGACGACCGGCCCGTCCTGGTCCCGGCCCGGCTGGTGCACTACAGCGCCGGCGTCGCCGCCGACAACTTCGTCTTCGAGTGCTCCAACGGCTGCGCCATCGGCAGCTGCCCGGAGGAGGCGCTGCTCGGCGCACTGCTCGAACTCGTGGAGCGGGACGCGTTCCTGCTCGCCTGGTACGGCGGCCTGCCGCTGACCGAGATCGACCTGGCGAGCGTACCCGGCACGGCGGTGCGCACGATGGCCGACCGGGCGGCACTCCAGGGCTACGACGTGCACGCCTTCGACAACCGCGTCGACCTGGCGGTCCCGGTCGTCACCGGGCTCGCGGTGCGGCGCGACGGCGGCCCCGGACTGTTCTCCTTCGGCGCCGGCGCCGCGCTCGACCCGGCGGCGGCGGTGGAGGCCGCCCTGTCGGAAGTGCTCACCTACATCCCGCACCTGCCCCGCCAGGTCGAGGAACGGCGGGACGAACTGGAGGCGATGGCGGCCGACTTCGGCAAGGTGCTGCACCTGAAGGACCACGCCCAGCTGTACGGGCTGCCGGCGATGGCGGAGCACGTCCGGCCCTACCGGGAGCCGGTCGCCGTGCGCCCGGTGGAAGAGGTCTACCGGTCCTGGACGGACCGCGGACGGCCCCGCACCGGCGACCTCCGCGACGACCTGCTCTGCGTCGTGGACGAGTTGGTGCGCGCCGGACACGACGTCATCGTCGTCGACCAGACCACCCCGGAGCAGCGGCGCATCGGACTGCACACGGTCTGCGCGGTGGTGCCGGGGCTGCTGCCGATCGACTTCGGCTGGGCCCGCCAGCGCGCCCCGTACCTGCCGCGGCTGCGCACCGCGCCGCGGCGGGCGGGGCTGCGGACGGCCGACCTCGCCGACGCCGACGTCCGCAGGGTCCCGCACCCCTTCCCGTAG
- a CDS encoding ABC transporter permease — protein sequence MSAYTALTAAGYRAQVRDKATLFFTFAFPLLFLVVFGLIFSGQDVEETGRPYISYIAPGVMSWGVANAAVFGIAFTLMQWRRDDLLRLIRLTPTPLTTVLASRYVLALAVGVVQAAVFVAVAMLPGFGLVLDGRWPLVLPALVLGITAFLAIGVIVGTYANTPEAVAAIANCLMVPMAFLSGSFLPLDMMPTWLQSVSRVLPLRYLNDAATGALTGTGSLAAIGTGCAALLGFAVVFGAIGLKTFRWSNRT from the coding sequence ATGAGCGCATACACGGCCCTGACCGCCGCCGGCTACCGGGCGCAGGTCCGGGACAAGGCCACCCTCTTCTTCACCTTCGCCTTCCCGCTGCTCTTCCTGGTCGTCTTCGGCCTCATCTTCAGCGGGCAGGACGTCGAGGAGACCGGCCGCCCCTACATCTCCTACATCGCGCCGGGAGTGATGTCCTGGGGCGTCGCCAACGCGGCCGTCTTCGGCATCGCCTTCACCCTGATGCAGTGGCGGCGCGACGACCTGCTGCGGCTGATCCGGCTGACGCCGACCCCGCTGACGACCGTGCTCGCCTCGCGGTACGTACTGGCGCTGGCCGTGGGCGTGGTGCAGGCGGCGGTGTTCGTCGCGGTGGCCATGCTCCCCGGATTCGGCCTTGTCCTGGACGGCCGCTGGCCGCTCGTACTGCCCGCCCTGGTGCTCGGCATCACCGCCTTCCTCGCCATCGGCGTGATCGTCGGCACCTACGCGAACACCCCGGAGGCAGTCGCCGCCATCGCCAACTGCCTGATGGTGCCGATGGCGTTCCTGTCCGGCTCGTTCCTGCCGCTCGACATGATGCCGACGTGGCTGCAGTCGGTCTCCCGCGTCCTGCCGCTGCGCTACCTCAACGACGCCGCGACGGGTGCGCTCACCGGCACCGGATCCCTCGCCGCCATCGGCACCGGCTGTGCGGCACTCCTCGGCTTCGCCGTCGTCTTCGGCGCGATCGGGCTCAAGACCTTCCGCTGGAGCAACCGGACATGA
- a CDS encoding ABC transporter ATP-binding protein, with protein sequence MTTDSTQPPDSPAIAVQDVHKHYGDRRAVDGVSLDVRRGEFFGLLGPNGAGKTTLIEIMEGLRRADGGTVTVLGQSPWPRNTALLPRMGVQTQASAFFVRQSAREHLATVAGLYRREPAAADRTLESVGLTEQRDVLVENLSGGQRQRLAIASALVHEPELIFLDEPTAALDPQARRDLWEVLRALKSQGRTIVYTTHHLDEAEALCDRVAILVGGKIAALDSPHRLVTAAGAPSRLLLPVGRLGVEEAAALPGVDRAVLQGGSLVLETATPGKVLQAVDALTGLDGVMTRTATLEDVYLELTGAAHTGPQAGPHTQTEYQA encoded by the coding sequence ATGACGACAGACAGCACCCAGCCGCCCGACTCCCCGGCCATCGCCGTCCAGGACGTCCACAAACACTACGGCGACCGCCGGGCGGTGGACGGGGTCTCCCTCGACGTGCGCCGCGGCGAGTTCTTCGGGCTCCTCGGCCCCAACGGAGCGGGCAAGACCACCCTCATCGAGATCATGGAGGGGCTGCGCCGGGCCGACGGCGGCACGGTCACCGTCCTCGGCCAGAGCCCCTGGCCCCGCAACACCGCACTCCTGCCCCGCATGGGCGTACAGACCCAGGCCTCGGCCTTCTTCGTACGGCAGAGCGCGCGCGAGCACCTCGCCACCGTCGCCGGCCTGTACCGCCGCGAACCGGCGGCCGCGGACCGCACCCTGGAGAGCGTGGGGCTGACCGAACAGCGCGACGTCCTGGTGGAGAACCTCTCCGGCGGCCAGCGCCAGCGCCTGGCCATCGCCTCCGCACTCGTCCACGAACCGGAGCTGATCTTCCTCGACGAGCCGACGGCCGCCCTGGACCCGCAGGCCCGCCGCGACCTGTGGGAGGTGCTGCGCGCCCTCAAGAGCCAGGGCCGCACCATCGTCTACACCACCCACCACCTCGACGAGGCCGAGGCGCTGTGCGACCGCGTCGCGATACTCGTCGGCGGCAAGATCGCCGCCCTCGACTCGCCGCACCGCCTGGTCACCGCGGCCGGCGCCCCCTCGCGCCTGCTGCTGCCCGTCGGCCGGCTCGGCGTCGAGGAGGCCGCGGCGCTGCCCGGCGTGGACCGGGCCGTCCTCCAGGGCGGTTCCCTCGTCCTGGAGACCGCGACGCCCGGCAAGGTGCTCCAGGCCGTCGACGCCCTCACCGGACTGGACGGCGTGATGACCCGCACGGCGACGCTGGAGGACGTCTACCTCGAACTCACGGGCGCCGCACACACCGGCCCGCAGGCCGGCCCCCACACGCAGACGGAGTACCAGGCATGA
- a CDS encoding peptidase M50, which yields MTGLLDHRPALRPDVLLSPPLLDGPATVHLVKDPVSGASFEIGPKEHFLVSRLDGTRSLAEIGTEYGRAFGRRLGEGNWQQLLALLGSRRLLAGGPPPPAPAPPGPPLRGGLLRGTLRLVADADATTARLHRALRPLLHPAVLGVLLLGCLAMETVLAASFGELASAFGWLLRHPVPLLAVATLMWLSTALHEFAHGVAARHVGGTVGEIGLRWRLPVAIMYCTVDNYRFLERRRHQLAVAAAGAFANLLFLLPFWLWWAALPAGDDPTRRTLSALLLIGSAQALVNLVPLPPLDGYTMLGHGLRVTRLAPASSGYLRLRMRDRTAAAAYPPHARRLYAGYGIGSAVLVLLLAAGLTGAVWYAATT from the coding sequence ATGACCGGGCTGCTGGACCACCGGCCCGCCCTGCGGCCGGACGTCCTGCTGTCCCCGCCGCTCCTCGACGGGCCGGCGACCGTCCACCTGGTCAAGGACCCGGTGTCCGGAGCCTCGTTCGAGATCGGGCCCAAGGAGCACTTCCTCGTCTCCCGGCTGGACGGCACCCGCAGCCTGGCGGAGATCGGCACCGAGTACGGGCGCGCCTTCGGCCGGCGGCTCGGCGAGGGCAACTGGCAGCAGCTGCTGGCCCTCCTCGGCAGCCGCCGGTTGCTCGCCGGCGGCCCGCCGCCGCCCGCACCCGCCCCGCCCGGCCCGCCGCTCCGGGGCGGCCTGCTCCGCGGCACGCTGCGCCTGGTCGCGGACGCCGACGCCACGACGGCCCGGCTGCACCGCGCGCTGCGCCCGCTCCTGCACCCGGCGGTGCTCGGCGTCCTGCTGCTGGGCTGCCTCGCCATGGAGACCGTGCTCGCCGCGTCCTTCGGCGAACTGGCTTCGGCCTTCGGGTGGTTGCTGCGCCATCCGGTGCCGCTGCTGGCCGTGGCCACCCTCATGTGGCTGAGCACGGCCCTGCACGAGTTCGCGCACGGGGTGGCCGCCCGCCACGTCGGCGGGACCGTGGGAGAGATCGGGCTGCGCTGGCGGCTGCCCGTCGCCATCATGTACTGCACCGTCGACAACTACCGCTTCCTGGAACGGCGCCGGCACCAGCTGGCGGTCGCCGCCGCGGGCGCCTTCGCCAACCTGCTGTTCCTGCTGCCGTTCTGGCTCTGGTGGGCGGCGCTGCCCGCAGGCGACGACCCCACCCGGCGCACGCTCTCCGCGCTGCTGCTCATCGGCAGCGCCCAGGCGCTCGTCAACCTGGTCCCGCTGCCCCCGCTGGACGGCTACACGATGCTCGGCCACGGCCTGCGCGTCACCCGGCTGGCACCCGCCAGTTCGGGGTATCTCCGGCTACGGATGCGCGACCGGACGGCCGCCGCCGCGTACCCGCCGCACGCCAGGAGGCTCTACGCCGGATACGGCATCGGCTCCGCCGTCCTGGTCCTGCTGCTGGCGGCCGGCCTCACCGGAGCCGTCTGGTACGCCGCCACCACCTGA
- a CDS encoding lantibiotic dehydratase C-terminal domain-containing protein, with protein MTPSTTGARADTRGAWQALHIFYAANPQPLLVQCVRPLIAALTADGLLAGHFFINYWLEGPHVRLRLRPAAPEAEPEVRRRAEEAVAAFLKARPALYEVDSGFLNEFYNTLFDIEFPEGDRAAFMGPDGRMNLRPNNSCSREPYEPEYGKYGGPAGIELAEWHFARSSDLVIDALHRMNLHLRTVLLGTSAQLMMVMAGVFLPDRDELAGYLDRYYAFWHQAFPGTGFIGSEEYDRTYGRTAPGLGRRFAAVRGALASGDTGRLPAFLAGWAQHCQELRERAEALAVAGDLVFRSWDGTRDERVTDPAEALPLLLSPYMHMTNNRLHVTIRDEAYLAHLLGRVLRESEAPADGTAVAT; from the coding sequence ATGACCCCGTCCACCACCGGCGCCCGCGCCGACACCCGCGGTGCCTGGCAGGCCCTGCACATCTTCTACGCCGCCAACCCGCAGCCCCTGCTGGTGCAGTGCGTCCGGCCGCTGATCGCCGCACTCACGGCCGACGGACTGCTCGCCGGCCACTTCTTCATCAACTACTGGCTGGAGGGCCCGCACGTCCGGCTGCGGCTGCGTCCGGCCGCACCGGAGGCGGAACCCGAGGTGCGCCGCCGCGCCGAGGAGGCCGTGGCGGCCTTCCTCAAGGCCCGCCCAGCGCTCTACGAGGTCGACTCCGGATTCCTCAACGAGTTCTACAACACGCTGTTCGACATCGAGTTCCCGGAGGGCGACCGGGCCGCCTTCATGGGACCCGACGGCCGGATGAACCTGCGGCCGAACAATTCCTGCTCCCGCGAGCCGTACGAGCCCGAATACGGAAAGTACGGCGGCCCCGCCGGCATCGAACTCGCCGAATGGCATTTCGCCCGCTCCAGCGATCTCGTCATCGACGCGCTGCACCGCATGAACCTGCACCTGCGCACCGTCCTGCTGGGCACCTCCGCCCAGCTGATGATGGTCATGGCGGGCGTGTTCCTGCCCGACCGGGACGAACTCGCCGGATATCTCGACCGGTACTACGCGTTCTGGCACCAGGCCTTTCCCGGCACCGGGTTCATCGGATCCGAGGAGTACGACCGCACCTACGGCCGGACCGCGCCCGGCCTCGGCCGCCGCTTCGCCGCCGTGCGCGGCGCGCTCGCCTCCGGGGATACCGGCCGCCTCCCCGCCTTCCTGGCCGGGTGGGCGCAGCACTGCCAGGAGCTGCGCGAGCGCGCCGAGGCGCTCGCCGTCGCCGGCGACCTCGTCTTCCGCTCCTGGGACGGCACCCGCGACGAACGGGTGACGGATCCCGCCGAAGCCCTGCCGCTGCTGCTCTCCCCGTACATGCACATGACCAACAACCGGCTGCACGTCACCATCCGCGACGAGGCGTACCTGGCCCACCTGCTGGGGCGGGTGCTGCGCGAGAGCGAGGCCCCGGCCGACGGTACGGCGGTCGCCACATGA